One window of Penaeus chinensis breed Huanghai No. 1 chromosome 3, ASM1920278v2, whole genome shotgun sequence genomic DNA carries:
- the LOC125040331 gene encoding extensin-like, producing MIHYNLEPIAPQQSYTIIFQYIGPPHSSTTVLHHNALPKCSPSFTMLLHNPPHNIPPQSTTILHHSPPPQPSTTILNHNPPPQPSITILHHNPPPQPTTTILHHNPSPQPSTTILNHNPPPQSSTTIFHHNPPPQPTTTAYHHNPPPQPSTTILHHNPQPQPSTTILHHNPPPKSFTTALHHNPPPQPTTTILHHNPPPQSSTTILNHNPQPQSSTTILHLNPSPQPSTTTLHHSLPPQSSTTTLHHNHPPQSSTPILHTILHHNTQPQPSTTTLYHNSPPQSSTTTLNHNPPLQSSTTAYHHNPPPQSSTTAYHHNPPPQPSTTILYHNLPPQSSTTAYHHSLPPQSSTTTLHHNPPPQSSTTALHHNPSTTTLHHNPSTTILHHNPPPQPTTTAYHHNSSTTTLHHSPPPQSSTTTLNHNPSTTTLHHNPPPQPSTTILHHNPPPQPSTTSLHHNPSFSHDRITFRNVEESLTPSTDTQETKCDC from the coding sequence aTGATCCACTATAATCTTGAACCCATTGCTCCACAGCAATCTTACACTATAATATTTCAGTACATTGGTCCACCACATTCGTCCACCACAGTGCTACACCACAATGCACTACCAAAATGTTCACCCTCTTTCACAATGCTCCTCCACAACCCTCCACACAATATTCCACCACAATCCACCACAATCCTCCACCACAgtcctccaccacaaccctccaCCACAATCCTCAACCACaaccctccaccacaaccctctATCACAATTCTCCACCACAATCCTCCACCACAGCCTACCACCACAATCCTCCACCACAACCCATCACCACAACCCTCCACCACAATCCTCAACCACAATCCTCCACCACAATCCTCTACCACAATCTTCCACCACAATCCTCCACCACAGCCTACCACCACAGCCTACCACCACAatcctccaccacaaccctccaCCACAATCCTCCACCACAATCCTCAACCACAACCCTCAACCACAATCCTCCACCACAATCCTCCACCTAAATCCTTCACCACagccctccaccacaaccctccaCCACAGCCTACCACCACAatcctccaccacaaccctccaCCACAATCCTCAACCACAATCCTCAACCACAACCCTCAACCACAATCCTCCACCACAATCCTCCACCTAAATCCTTCACCACagccctccaccacaaccctccaCCACAGCCTACCACCACAatcctccaccacaaccctccaCCACAATCATCCACCGCAATCCTCTACCCCAATCCTCCACACAATCCTCCACCACAATACTCAACCACaaccctccaccacaaccctttATCACAATTCTCCACCACAatcctccaccacaaccctcaACCACAATCCTCCACTACAATCCTCCACCACAGCCTACCACCACAATCCTCCACCACAATCCTCCACCACAGCCTACCACCACAatcctccaccacaaccctccaCCACAATCCTCTACCACAATCTTCCACCACAATCCTCCACCACAGCCTACCACCACAGCCTACCACCACAatcctccaccacaaccctccaCCACAATCCTCCACCACAATCCTCAACCACAGCCCTCCACCACaatccctccaccacaaccctccaCCACAATCCCTCCACCACAatcctccaccacaaccctccaCCACAGCCCACCACCACCGCCTACCACCACAActcctccaccacaaccctccaCCACAGCCCTCCACCACAatcctccaccacaaccctcaACCACaatccctccaccacaaccctccaccacaaccctccaCCACAGCCCTCCACCACAatcctccaccacaaccctccaccacaaccctccaCCACATCCCTCCACCACAATCCCTCATTCTCACATGATCGCATAACTTTCAGGAATGTGGAGGAGTCACTGACACCCAGCACAGACACACAAGAAACGAAATGTGATTGTTAA